The DNA window CCTGAAAGTCAAGCTACGTCCCCGCCTTCGGCAGTCGTCGATTGGGTGTTCGGACGCGCAGGGGGCGTCACAGGAACGGCCCGGATGTTACGGTTCTCCGATTCTTGCGCTTTGCCCCGTCGACCACGAAAGGACTTTCCACGAGACATGTTGATACGGTCCCAACAAGATAGAGCAGTTCCATCGCGCCGTCCTCGGCGTTTGAGTCCAGCGTCCGGAGAAGCGACCGGACGATGGGCCCCACGCAGAATCGGAAGGAAGCCCGGCTGTTGAACCCCAATGCCGACGACGGCATCGGGCCCGTGTCCTCTTGCTCAGGTGCGTTCGCCATGCGTGTCGCCGTTCCGTTTTGCCTGTCTCTACTCATGTTCGCCGCCTCGTGGATGGGGGACGGAGAAGAACGCCGACGGGCCCTCCCCAGCGCTCTGCTTCATTCGAGTCCTCTGACCATGACCACTGCTGCCGACTCCCTTCCCGAGCCGTCCCCCGACCTGTCCCCGATGGAGGTGATTCGCCTGCAGGTGGAGGCGCTCGGCAGCAACGACACGCCGTACGAGGATGCCGGCATCGAGGCGGCCTTCAACTTTGCCTCCCCCGCCAACAAACGCGCCACCGGCCCGCTCCGTCGATTTCGACGGCTGTTCGAGACGCCCGCCTACGGGCCCATGATTGACCACGAGAACGCGACCTACAGCACACCCCAGGTCGAGGGGGCCGTGGCCCGGATGGGCGTGATCCTCACCACCGCGCAGGGCGACCGCGTGGGGTACCTGTTCCGCCTTTCGAAACAGGACGGCGGGGCGCACACGGACTGCTGGATGACCGACGCCGTTCAGCGTGTGCCGGTCGATCAGGTCGACACCCAGGAAATCTAACCCGTCCCGAGGCCGTCCCCGACTGCCGCCATTGTTGACGAAGAGACGAGTCTAGACGCATGCCCGACGCTGTGCTTACCGACGAAGAGCGCGCCCAACAAGACGATCGGCCCGACCGGGCGTTTTACCGGGAGCCGCGCCTCGTGCAGCACGTCGACGAGCAGTTCCGGGAGCGCCTGACCGACCTCTACCGTCGGCAGCTCGGGACGGGCGATGACGTCCTCGACCTGATGAGCAGCTGGGTGTCCCACCTGCCCGACGACCTGGACCTGGGGCGCGTGGCCGGGCACGGTATGAACGAGGAGGAGCTGGCGGCCAACGAGCGCCTGACCAAGTGCTTCGTTCAGGACCTGAACGAGACGCAGGGCCTTCCGCTGGAAACGGGGGCCTTCGACGCGGCCCTCTGTGCGGTATCGGTACAGTATCTGCGCCACCCCGAGCAGGTCTTCGCCGAAGTGGCCCGCGTCCTGCGGCCGGGCGGAATTTTCGTCGTGAGCTTCTCGAACCGAATGTTTGCCCAGAAGGCCATCCGCGCCTGGCGGACGGCCTCCGGGCCCGGACGCCTGCAACTCGTGAAGCAGTATTTTGAGGCCGTCGAGGCCTTTCGGGACCCCACGACGATCACCGAGAATCCCTTCGTGCCGCCCACGCGCCGGTTCCTGGGAGGGGCGCCGGACCCCTTTTACGCCGCTCACGCCCGAACACAAGACTGAGGTGCCGGTGCTCAGGCGCGTGCGCCGGAAGGGGCCGGGAAGCGGTCACGGTAGGGGCAGGCCGTCTCCGCCCCAGCCCTTCGAGGGGCCTCGGCCCAGGGGGGCGGCGTTCCGGTCGGTCGGCGGCTCTACAGCGTCGCCTCCTCCGACGGATGCCCGTCCCCGCTGTACTCCTGTGGCACCTCCTCCGGCGCGGAGTGGCCTGCGGAGGCCGACTGGCCTGACGGGGCGGGCTGGCCTGTTGAAGGCGACGAGCCTGCCCCCGCCTCGATCCGGAACTGCTGAACCGTCTCCTCCAGCTCGGTGCTGAGCCGCTCCAGCCGGTCGGCGGTGTCGGACACCTCCGTCACCCCGGCCGCCGACTCCTGGGCCGCCGTCGAGATCGACTGGACGCTCCGGGCAATCTCCTCGCTGGTGGTGGACTGCTCTTCGGAGGCCGCCGCAATCTCGTCGGTCATCTGCTCGACCCGGCTGATCGAGCCGACAATCTCGTCCAGCACGGCGCTGGCCTCGCGGGAGAGCTCGATCCCCTCCTCCGCGTTGGCGCTGCTTTGGCGGGCCGCCTCCACCGCCTCCTGGATTTCGGTCTGGACCTCGCCGATGATCTCGGCAATCTCGGTGGTGGCCTGGTCGGTCTCCTCCGCCAGCTGGCGCACCTCCTCGGCCACGACCCCGAAGCCCTGGCCGGTGTCGCCCGATCCGGACTCGCTGCCGGCCCGGGAGGCCTCGATCGCCGCGTTGAGGGCCAGCAGGTTGGTCTGGCCGGCGATGTCGTCGATCGTCTCGACGACCTGGCTGATCTCCTCGCTGGAGGCCTGGAGGCGCTCGATGGTCTCGGCGGTGCCCTGGACCTCCGCGGCGATCTCCTCCATCTTGCCGGTCGCCTCGGCGACGACCTGTTGGCCCTCCTGGGCCTGCTGGCTGCCGTCCCCGGCGGCCTCGGCGACCTGCTGGACGCTGCGGGCGTTTTCCCCGATCGTCTGGTTGAGCTCTTCGACGGCGGCGGCCACCTCCTCGGCCTGGGCGGACTGCTCCTCCGCAGACGCGGCCATCTGCTCGGAGGAGGCACTGATCTGCTCGGTCGCCGAGGCGGTCGAGCCGGCCGCCTCCCGGACCCGCCCGACGATGGAGCGGAGGCCGGCGACCGCCTCGTTGAAGCCCTCAAACAAGCGACCGATCGCGCCCTCCCGGCCGGTGGGGAGGCGAACGGTCAGGTCCCCGTCGGCAAAGCGGCCGATCGCCTCCAGCATCGTGTCGACGCTCTCCTGGAGGCGCTCCTTCTGCTGCTCGGACTCCCGGACGGCCTCCTCCACGCGGCGCTCGACGGAGGCCTTCTCGTCTTCGAGTGCCTCCATGGCCTCGGCGATCTGGCGCTGCTGCTGGTTGAACGCCTCGGCGACCGCGGTAATCTCGCGGGCCCCCTCGACCGAGACGGTCACGTTCTCCTCCTCGCTGTCGGTCAGCTGGCGGGCGAAGGACCGGAGCGGGTTGGTGACCCGGCTGCGCAGGACGTAGAGGATCGCCGCGATCCCCGCCGCCAGGAGGATGAAGATGCCGACCATGGCCCACCGGACGGTTGCCGACCAGCTTTGGTTCGACGCGACCCTCTGCGCGGCCTGCTCCTCGATGGTTCGTCGAAACTGCTGCGTCGGTTTCATAATCGTCTCCTTCGCCGCCGCGTATTCTTCGCCAAACATCAGCTGCTGGGCCTTGTCGCGCTTCTCCTCGGCGGTAAGGGCCTGATCTGCCGCGGTCAGAGTGGCCTCCGCGACCGCACTGGGCATCTCCGATTCCGGTACGCCTTTGGCCTCCAGGACGAGGCGCATCGCCTGCATCTCGGTTTTCACGAGTGCATCGGACGCTTTCTTTGCCTCTTTTAGGAACTGAAGCGCCTCGTCCGATGCTCCCTTCAACTCCAACTCGTTGACGGCCATCTTGCGGCGCTGGGTCTCCTGGACCTCCGTCCAGTACTTATCGAGATGCTTCGGGTCGCCGGTCACCGCAAACAAGCGAGCCTGACGGGTTAGGTAGTCGGAGGCATTCGCGACCTGCTGGCCAAGATTCTGAAAGTCGTATTGTCGTTCGTACGACGACTTGAGGGCCTCGGCGGAGCGGGAGTTGACGTAAAGTCCCGCGCCGAGAACGAGCAGGAGTATCGTGAGGGTGACCGCGGCCCGGCGGGTGATCTTGGAAAGCTGCATGGACGTCCGGGAAAGATGCATTCTTGAGTGTGCACGATTCAGTTGTTCGAGTTATCGCGCACTCAAGGCTGCCTTTTAAGGCGGTCTTTCCGTAGACTCCGTTAGGGAGTAATCGACGGGGCCATGGGTCTAAGCCCGGGCGGGTCGAGAAGAGCAGGGACCCCAGGCCTGTTTGGCTCAGTCTAGGGCCAGTCGCGCACAGGACGGTGCCTCCAAAAGCGATGCGCTTAGGGACGCCGGGGACACGAAGGCCCGCTGGAGACCACAGACGAGACGGGGCGTCCAGGCGGATCCGGCGGGCCAGAAGACAAGCGGTAACTGGAGAGGGCCCCGGAAGAGCGTCGTGCGGGCGAAGAAGGCCGCTCGGTGCCGGGGCCCTGCGGCGATGCGCTACGTCGGCCCGGGGAGCCGCACTGTGAAGTGGCTTCCCTCGCCCTTCTCGGTGTCCACGTCGA is part of the Salinibacter ruber DSM 13855 genome and encodes:
- a CDS encoding DUF4864 domain-containing protein, producing MTTAADSLPEPSPDLSPMEVIRLQVEALGSNDTPYEDAGIEAAFNFASPANKRATGPLRRFRRLFETPAYGPMIDHENATYSTPQVEGAVARMGVILTTAQGDRVGYLFRLSKQDGGAHTDCWMTDAVQRVPVDQVDTQEI
- a CDS encoding methyl-accepting chemotaxis protein; its protein translation is MHLSRTSMQLSKITRRAAVTLTILLLVLGAGLYVNSRSAEALKSSYERQYDFQNLGQQVANASDYLTRQARLFAVTGDPKHLDKYWTEVQETQRRKMAVNELELKGASDEALQFLKEAKKASDALVKTEMQAMRLVLEAKGVPESEMPSAVAEATLTAADQALTAEEKRDKAQQLMFGEEYAAAKETIMKPTQQFRRTIEEQAAQRVASNQSWSATVRWAMVGIFILLAAGIAAILYVLRSRVTNPLRSFARQLTDSEEENVTVSVEGAREITAVAEAFNQQQRQIAEAMEALEDEKASVERRVEEAVRESEQQKERLQESVDTMLEAIGRFADGDLTVRLPTGREGAIGRLFEGFNEAVAGLRSIVGRVREAAGSTASATEQISASSEQMAASAEEQSAQAEEVAAAVEELNQTIGENARSVQQVAEAAGDGSQQAQEGQQVVAEATGKMEEIAAEVQGTAETIERLQASSEEISQVVETIDDIAGQTNLLALNAAIEASRAGSESGSGDTGQGFGVVAEEVRQLAEETDQATTEIAEIIGEVQTEIQEAVEAARQSSANAEEGIELSREASAVLDEIVGSISRVEQMTDEIAAASEEQSTTSEEIARSVQSISTAAQESAAGVTEVSDTADRLERLSTELEETVQQFRIEAGAGSSPSTGQPAPSGQSASAGHSAPEEVPQEYSGDGHPSEEATL
- a CDS encoding class I SAM-dependent methyltransferase; protein product: MPDAVLTDEERAQQDDRPDRAFYREPRLVQHVDEQFRERLTDLYRRQLGTGDDVLDLMSSWVSHLPDDLDLGRVAGHGMNEEELAANERLTKCFVQDLNETQGLPLETGAFDAALCAVSVQYLRHPEQVFAEVARVLRPGGIFVVSFSNRMFAQKAIRAWRTASGPGRLQLVKQYFEAVEAFRDPTTITENPFVPPTRRFLGGAPDPFYAAHARTQD